A region from the Metarhizium brunneum chromosome 7, complete sequence genome encodes:
- the TRI14_3 gene encoding Trichothecene biosynthesis protein 14 encodes MHRAAVLPLLASLGTIAAAAPAVTDADIIVNSFQLYPENADYDFKRKLLHFGALYNSSIAAYSPSKNTIEKITEFPPLTNDTSYHASGVKVDPFNDRLSVIVNPGAAWTTAGENITGDTWLIKLDLKTGDELWRSNLTTALDGKYGGYQDVAHDAAGNSYVIGTFPGSILKVDPIGKKITPWYVSEETNTTVTGFTGIVYLGTKFLTTYGQNGQLQRWDSCQGQGKPTPVPIGTTGTPPTTDAVLQNIEAITLPKKYEGKVLLVASNSKGVYVLRSKDGSWDSAENLGAIPNNYESDGVVVTTVQVEDRLYAVLEYFDDIKNPVPETVAGNRTEFPLQDITSAVEEYLQK; translated from the exons ATGCACCGTGCCGCTGTCCTGCCCCTGTTGGCATCCCTAGGAaccatcgccgccgctgcGCCGGCGGTTACTGATGCCGATATTATCGTGAATTCTTTCCAGCTGTATCCCGAAAATGCCGACTACGATTTCAAGCGCAAACTGCTACATTTTGG TGCACTGTACAATTCGTCCATTGCCGCGTATAGCCCGTCGAAAAACACCATTGAAAAAATTACCGAATTTCCACCACTTACCAATGATACCTCTTATCACGCAAGCGGTGTCAAAGTTGACCCCTTCAACGATCGGCTGTCCGTCATCGTCAACCCCGGCGCCGCATGGACAACGGCGGGAGAGAACATAACAGGAGACACGTGGCTCATCAAGCTCGACCTGAAAACGGGCGACGAGCTCTGGCGGAGTAATCTTACGACGGCACTGGATGGAAAGTACGGAGGGTACCAGGACGTGGCgcatgatgccgccggcaacTCCTACGTCATCGGCACGTTTCCAGGCTCCATTCTCAAGGTCGACCCCATCGGAAAGAAAATAACTCCATGGTATGTAAGCGAAGAGACCAACACGACGGTAACTGGATTCACTGGTATTGTCTATCTGGGCACGAAGTTTCTCACGACGTATGGGCAAAATGGCCAGCTGCAACGCTGGGACAGTTGCCAGGGACAGGGTAAGCCTACTCCCGTTCCTATTGGAACAACCGGTACACCGCCGACAACGGACGCGGTTCtccagaacattgaagccattaCTCTGCCTAAAAAGTACGAGGGCAAGGTTCTCCTAGTGGCTTCCAACTCCAAAGGAGTCTATGTACTGCGATCCAAGGACGGTAGCTGGGATTCGGCTGAGAACCTGGGAGCAATTCCCAACAATTACGAGAGCGATGGAGTTGTTGTAACAACCGTGCAGGTGGAGGACCGTCTTTATGCTGTTCTTGAGTACTTTGACGATATTAAAAACCCCGTGCCCGAGACCGTTGCTGGCAACCGAACCGAGTTTCCCCTCCAGGATATTACCTCAGCTGTGGAGGAGTATCTGCAGAAGTAG